The following are encoded together in the Pedobacter sp. D749 genome:
- a CDS encoding type VI secretion system transmembrane protein TssO: MKPINAIEIRTSYTRFIINFVFLTLFSILCIYLFFAASDYEYTLLDKKVKESDKLSYLRKDINTNFDLIQVRFKELAQYRDYNANEMSKQSILLSDIQSANNKIKELISKKTEPSPSFDLYGKLNNNVGAMADLQDSLFQSRSDIQRYKERINECQKANQSAAQRIRNGR, from the coding sequence ATGAAACCCATCAATGCCATCGAAATCAGAACTTCCTATACGAGGTTCATTATCAACTTTGTATTTCTAACGCTTTTTTCCATTCTCTGTATTTATCTCTTTTTTGCCGCATCAGACTATGAATATACTCTGCTTGATAAAAAGGTAAAGGAAAGCGATAAACTATCTTACCTAAGAAAAGATATCAATACAAATTTTGACCTTATTCAGGTCCGTTTCAAAGAACTTGCCCAATATCGCGATTATAATGCAAATGAAATGAGCAAGCAAAGTATCCTGCTTAGTGATATCCAGAGCGCTAATAATAAGATAAAAGAATTAATTTCTAAAAAAACAGAACCAAGTCCGAGTTTCGATCTGTACGGAAAACTAAACAATAATGTTGGTGCAATGGCCGATTTACAGGATTCGCTTTTCCAATCAAGGAGTGATATCCAGCGGTACAAAGAACGTATAAACGAGTGCCAAAAGGCAAACCAATCTGCAGCACAAAGAATTAGAAACGGTAGGTAA
- a CDS encoding type VI secretion system transmembrane protein TssO: MIKISIKERREQFLFFTALFVFTVGLLSFGIFYTDKSKYEISKTELEVKINENEAFENMVKETMPTIDTTFKQITRYNPNVQAVFLKNDIQLSLGSIKAAFDRKASDSRYKIFVHTAQLYDRLFYDRQEQNRNISDIELHKKQLDDCITNRRQLQQTISAR; the protein is encoded by the coding sequence ATGATTAAAATAAGCATAAAAGAAAGACGTGAACAATTCTTGTTTTTTACAGCGTTGTTCGTTTTCACTGTTGGGCTTTTGAGCTTTGGGATTTTTTATACCGATAAATCGAAGTACGAAATTTCTAAAACAGAACTTGAAGTTAAGATTAACGAGAACGAAGCATTCGAAAATATGGTGAAAGAAACCATGCCAACTATTGATACTACATTTAAACAGATCACACGTTATAACCCAAATGTGCAGGCCGTTTTTTTAAAGAACGATATCCAGCTTTCATTAGGTTCAATCAAAGCTGCGTTTGACCGCAAGGCATCAGATTCACGCTATAAAATCTTTGTTCACACTGCACAGTTATACGATAGATTATTTTACGATAGACAAGAACAAAACAGAAATATTTCAGATATTGAGCTGCATAAAAAGCAGTTAGATGATTGCATTACCAACAGACGGCAATTACAGCAAACAATATCTGCAAGATAA
- a CDS encoding GPW/gp25 family protein, with amino-acid sequence MSENFYNKPFRFKSLFSGTGLQPTDLGRSISHHIELIIFTRYGEHRFRNDFGCEIWDLDFELIVSESLWEEKFRKSLLKSITDYEFRIYNTSVEVRITEVENVYPLRKITEIKKKVDISVRALIKTTGEKYFFNTALFLSPLST; translated from the coding sequence ATGTCTGAAAATTTTTACAACAAACCCTTCAGATTTAAGTCTCTTTTCTCAGGTACTGGGCTTCAGCCAACTGACCTTGGAAGATCGATTTCGCACCATATCGAACTGATCATTTTCACACGGTATGGGGAGCACCGGTTTCGCAACGACTTTGGCTGTGAAATATGGGACCTTGATTTCGAATTAATCGTGAGTGAAAGCCTCTGGGAGGAAAAATTCCGCAAATCGTTGCTTAAATCCATTACCGATTATGAGTTCAGGATCTATAATACTTCGGTTGAAGTGCGCATTACGGAAGTAGAAAATGTATATCCTTTGCGTAAGATAACAGAGATCAAAAAAAAGGTTGATATTAGTGTACGGGCACTGATAAAAACGACAGGCGAAAAATATTTTTTCAATACAGCATTATTCCTCAGCCCGCTATCTACCTAA
- a CDS encoding DUF6266 family protein gives MATYSKGANGAFSGKVGSVIGSNWRSIDYLRGLPKKSSKPSTEPQLAQRAKFALAALYLSPIKDILNIGFKDKQLNKITGYNAAVKIFLNQAVSGSYPDFVIDFSQVVVSRGSLSVFHGLNASLQGADLVLNWQSILNATILLPMTRLL, from the coding sequence ATGGCAACTTATTCAAAAGGCGCAAATGGCGCATTCTCTGGCAAAGTAGGCAGTGTAATTGGCAGCAACTGGCGCAGCATCGATTACCTGAGGGGCTTGCCAAAAAAAAGCAGCAAACCCAGTACCGAACCCCAACTGGCCCAGCGTGCTAAATTTGCGCTCGCCGCGCTCTACCTGAGCCCTATTAAAGACATTTTAAACATTGGCTTTAAAGATAAACAGCTGAACAAAATTACAGGCTACAATGCAGCGGTAAAAATCTTCTTAAACCAGGCGGTTAGCGGTAGCTACCCGGATTTTGTGATCGATTTTTCGCAGGTGGTGGTTAGCAGAGGTTCGCTTTCGGTTTTTCATGGCCTTAATGCAAGCCTGCAAGGGGCAGATCTGGTACTGAACTGGCAGAGCATTTTAAACGCTACAATTCTTTTACCGATGACTCGCTTACTGTAG
- a CDS encoding helix-turn-helix domain-containing protein, whose protein sequence is MNNLEALVQVMYNIYLVLNKEQLTFTFIDLFGDPDVQLTRQQVKDYLNISESTYKRKVKDGTLKPVKLPGGDRFYLKDLLAAYLESQRKGRI, encoded by the coding sequence ATGAATAACCTTGAAGCGCTGGTACAGGTAATGTACAATATTTACCTCGTACTCAACAAAGAACAACTCACCTTTACTTTTATCGATCTTTTCGGCGACCCTGATGTGCAACTCACCCGCCAGCAGGTTAAAGATTACTTAAACATTAGCGAAAGCACGTACAAACGTAAGGTAAAAGATGGCACGTTAAAGCCTGTAAAACTACCGGGTGGCGATCGTTTTTACCTGAAGGATCTGCTGGCCGCCTACCTGGAGAGCCAGCGAAAAGGCCGTATCTGA
- a CDS encoding OmpA family protein → MNNHYRKFSLVVVVLSILLGSANAQEQPGVRERAQMLLNQYSYANAATLIQKLVDKDNPRLKDLENLALCYRNMNDFEAAETWYSRVIAMPESSAINLLYYGEMLKANLKYAEAKKVFADYATKIGLTPQVALQLAGCDSAITWMANPLSYQIRNETGVNTPLSEFSAYPVGKLVYFTGEPENKGLNKTYGWTGNSFLKIYASMSDMEHNLTNPVVIKSGLNDAPFHQGPLVSDKSQNVFYVTRTYTGSEGEVGKAGKRKYKTSNLELYIYTKNKQTGNYQVQPFAYNKPKEYSVGHASLSSDEKTLYFVSDMPGTLGGTDIWYSDLQSDGTWGKPINVGPSVNTAGNEMFPSVSETGTLYFSTDGLPGMGGLDIFSSKGNKSNWTKAVNLRYPVNSAADDFAFFTTGPTPDGITGYLASNRKGGQGSDDIYTFNYSRPKIILALRGVAFNKKTQERLSDVTVTLSKDGSGIVAKKINEQDGTFFFQLDKESDYKVLGTKIKFYADSAMLTTKGLTKSDTLYAELRLEPLFEEGKTLRLANIHYDFDKDNIRADAAKILNELVRTMRDNPTLEIELASHTDSRGVDIYNLDLSQRRARSVVNYLVSRGIARSRMTAKGYGETRLLNRCSNGVSCSTAEHQQNRRTEFTILKY, encoded by the coding sequence ATGAACAACCATTATAGGAAATTTAGTTTAGTCGTTGTTGTCCTCTCAATCCTGCTCGGATCGGCAAATGCTCAAGAACAACCCGGGGTCCGTGAAAGGGCTCAGATGCTTTTAAATCAATATAGCTATGCAAACGCTGCCACCCTAATCCAAAAACTGGTGGACAAGGATAATCCGCGACTTAAAGACCTTGAAAATCTCGCACTGTGTTACCGCAATATGAACGACTTTGAGGCTGCGGAAACCTGGTACTCGCGCGTTATCGCTATGCCTGAAAGTTCGGCCATCAACCTACTCTATTATGGCGAAATGCTGAAAGCAAATCTTAAATACGCAGAGGCAAAAAAGGTGTTTGCTGACTATGCCACTAAGATCGGCCTTACGCCTCAGGTGGCCTTGCAACTTGCAGGTTGCGACTCTGCCATTACCTGGATGGCAAATCCGCTCTCCTACCAGATTAGAAATGAAACGGGGGTAAACACACCGCTTTCGGAGTTCTCAGCCTACCCTGTGGGAAAACTTGTGTATTTTACCGGAGAGCCGGAAAACAAAGGATTGAACAAAACTTATGGCTGGACGGGAAATAGCTTTCTTAAAATCTATGCCTCAATGTCGGATATGGAGCATAACCTCACTAATCCTGTGGTGATAAAATCAGGCCTTAATGATGCTCCGTTTCATCAGGGACCGCTCGTATCGGACAAGTCCCAAAACGTTTTTTACGTTACCCGCACTTACACGGGCAGCGAGGGTGAAGTGGGTAAAGCTGGCAAACGAAAATATAAAACAAGTAACCTCGAACTTTATATTTACACTAAGAATAAGCAGACGGGGAATTACCAGGTGCAGCCTTTTGCGTATAACAAACCTAAAGAATACTCCGTGGGTCATGCAAGTCTGAGTTCCGACGAAAAAACGCTGTATTTTGTGTCTGATATGCCCGGAACATTGGGCGGAACAGATATCTGGTATAGCGACCTGCAGTCTGACGGTACCTGGGGAAAACCTATTAATGTAGGGCCATCGGTAAATACTGCTGGCAACGAAATGTTTCCTTCGGTAAGTGAAACTGGTACACTATACTTTTCTACAGACGGATTGCCCGGAATGGGCGGCCTGGATATTTTCAGCAGCAAGGGTAATAAATCCAACTGGACGAAAGCAGTAAATTTAAGGTATCCTGTTAACTCTGCTGCAGATGACTTTGCTTTCTTTACCACCGGGCCAACCCCCGATGGAATTACCGGATATCTGGCATCTAACCGTAAAGGTGGACAGGGTTCTGACGACATCTATACGTTCAACTATTCCCGTCCGAAAATTATTCTCGCGCTACGTGGGGTAGCGTTTAACAAGAAAACTCAGGAACGCCTTTCTGATGTGACAGTTACCCTGTCGAAGGACGGATCAGGTATCGTAGCAAAAAAAATCAATGAACAGGATGGTACCTTCTTCTTTCAGCTTGATAAAGAAAGCGACTATAAAGTGCTTGGAACCAAAATAAAGTTCTACGCAGACTCAGCAATGTTAACCACAAAAGGGCTGACAAAATCAGATACTTTATATGCCGAATTGCGCTTAGAGCCGTTGTTTGAAGAGGGTAAAACACTGAGACTTGCGAATATTCATTACGACTTTGACAAGGACAATATCCGGGCTGATGCGGCAAAAATATTGAATGAACTGGTCCGCACCATGAGGGACAACCCTACCCTGGAAATTGAACTTGCTTCTCATACAGATAGTCGTGGTGTAGATATCTACAACTTGGACCTTTCTCAACGGAGAGCAAGATCTGTAGTCAATTACCTGGTAAGCCGGGGTATCGCGAGAAGTAGGATGACTGCCAAAGGCTATGGCGAAACACGTTTGCTTAACCGCTGCTCAAATGGCGTGAGCTGTTCTACAGCAGAACATCAGCAAAATAGAAGAACAGAATTTACCATTTTAAAATATTAG
- a CDS encoding PKD domain-containing protein has translation MSDTNTKQVNSNSQGYVILYILLAVLLLTGLIFLFKSSLFEKRTIDARILKDEIYLNEDLVFTDNTPKASKWLWEFGNGEKATTKTGSYHYTKPDTYIVRLTVDGELRQEFPVTVRDTVHTVAVDSVLTISGPTAGLVNEEIRLEGDGEGKDFEWSFGETGRVDVKGKTALYTYRTPGKYVVRLRSDKARKPAFLTILITDPNAEIVDDLVAPGDGERKTIDDIRARLQAIANGADFNANYYYLINKYMCSNEKVTVNVEMNGKKKQTDIYSYCMGLTFGGEIAVDEAQLTIKPNSTCASLLNIKQHSGTAQPEATAATDAPAKTK, from the coding sequence ATGTCTGACACAAACACCAAGCAAGTTAATTCAAATTCGCAAGGCTATGTTATTCTCTACATCCTGCTGGCTGTACTGCTCTTAACAGGTCTGATCTTTTTATTTAAAAGTTCATTGTTCGAAAAAAGGACAATTGATGCGAGAATCCTTAAGGATGAAATTTATTTAAACGAAGATTTAGTTTTTACCGATAATACCCCAAAGGCCTCGAAATGGTTATGGGAATTTGGTAATGGCGAAAAGGCCACAACAAAAACAGGTTCGTACCATTACACCAAACCCGACACCTACATTGTACGCTTAACTGTTGATGGGGAACTCCGCCAGGAATTTCCGGTTACTGTACGCGATACCGTTCATACAGTGGCTGTAGATAGTGTGTTAACCATTAGTGGCCCTACCGCTGGTTTGGTTAACGAAGAGATCAGGCTTGAGGGTGATGGAGAAGGAAAAGACTTCGAATGGTCCTTCGGCGAAACTGGCCGTGTGGATGTAAAAGGGAAAACAGCCTTATACACCTACCGCACACCAGGGAAATACGTAGTTCGTCTTCGGTCGGATAAAGCCCGTAAGCCCGCTTTTTTAACCATTTTAATTACTGATCCAAATGCCGAAATCGTAGATGACCTGGTTGCTCCTGGCGATGGAGAACGTAAAACCATTGATGATATCAGAGCACGCCTGCAAGCCATTGCAAACGGAGCTGATTTTAATGCAAATTATTACTATCTCATTAACAAATACATGTGCAGCAACGAAAAAGTAACTGTAAATGTAGAAATGAATGGTAAGAAAAAACAGACTGATATTTATTCGTACTGTATGGGGCTGACTTTTGGAGGAGAAATAGCGGTGGATGAAGCACAATTGACCATTAAGCCCAACTCTACCTGTGCAAGTTTATTAAATATTAAACAACACTCAGGAACGGCCCAGCCTGAAGCAACAGCAGCTACTGATGCTCCGGCAAAAACAAAATAG
- a CDS encoding type IX secretion system membrane protein PorP/SprF encodes MKIKGINKLILVAALLCCGTTPVLAQQNIQFTQYIFNSLSVNPAYAGYKEEWFAQMALRSQWTGIQGAPRTGQISIDGVLDPYTKRMGLGLQITADKLGPQSANSAYVNYAYRIRLNDEDTRRLSFGVGVGLTQYGLDGSMLNPVDGGDQSLPVGKISNIIPDARFGVYYSSPKFYIGASVMDLFSKSYDNAIFRWSDGSNENIRRQRHMYLITGMLVDLNEDTKLRPSIMIKEDFKGPTSLDVGAMVIFGGKVWFGGAYRTGVKTWKKKYTDGQDLSQLNAISGIAQFYVDKRFRIGYSYDYALSRLGSISNGTHEITLGMTFPRKDIRLLSPRFF; translated from the coding sequence ATGAAGATAAAAGGCATAAATAAATTAATACTGGTAGCAGCTTTGCTATGTTGTGGAACTACTCCGGTTCTTGCGCAGCAGAACATCCAGTTTACACAATATATTTTCAATTCATTGAGCGTAAACCCTGCTTATGCCGGTTATAAGGAGGAATGGTTTGCCCAGATGGCCCTCAGAAGCCAATGGACAGGGATTCAAGGTGCTCCGAGGACCGGGCAGATTTCTATCGATGGGGTTCTGGATCCGTATACGAAAAGAATGGGCCTGGGCTTACAGATTACGGCTGATAAGCTCGGTCCGCAATCGGCAAATTCTGCTTATGTCAATTATGCGTACCGAATCCGGTTAAATGATGAGGACACAAGAAGATTAAGTTTTGGTGTTGGTGTCGGCCTCACACAATATGGCTTAGATGGAAGCATGCTTAACCCGGTAGATGGTGGTGATCAATCGCTGCCGGTTGGTAAAATCAGCAATATCATTCCTGATGCCAGGTTTGGAGTGTACTACTCGAGTCCTAAATTTTATATTGGCGCGTCTGTAATGGATCTATTTTCTAAATCCTACGACAATGCAATCTTCCGTTGGAGTGATGGTAGTAATGAAAATATCAGGCGCCAGCGTCATATGTATTTGATTACGGGCATGTTGGTCGATCTGAATGAAGATACTAAACTGCGCCCGAGTATTATGATTAAAGAGGATTTTAAAGGGCCAACCAGTTTAGATGTAGGCGCAATGGTCATCTTCGGTGGCAAAGTATGGTTCGGTGGGGCATACCGCACGGGTGTAAAAACCTGGAAGAAAAAATATACTGATGGACAGGATCTTAGTCAATTGAACGCAATTTCAGGCATCGCCCAATTTTATGTGGACAAACGTTTTCGCATCGGCTATTCTTACGATTATGCGCTGAGTAGGCTCGGAAGCATCTCAAACGGTACGCACGAGATCACCCTCGGTATGACCTTCCCACGGAAGGATATTCGTTTACTGAGTCCAAGATTTTTTTAA
- a CDS encoding glycoside hydrolase family 11 protein: MKKQNSLTSVTRKVTFVVAATLVFASATCLTGCKKDEKMAPVPVTASTKPGATVETYQSGTHNGFFWSLWKSDGATGTVNYANGAAGNYSINWNGFNGNFTSGKGYSVGSTTYKIGYNLSTYSNSGGGTFGWYGWSRSPYYEYYVNETWGSVSPHTGTFLGTFNSDGAAYNVWTRWMTGKNIDGGDGFRQIYSSRVTKTSTGQNHVITFANHYNKWQSYGYTLGQLNIPAIMVSETWGSNTNGNINCTIWAQ; encoded by the coding sequence ATGAAAAAACAAAACTCACTGACAAGTGTAACCAGGAAGGTTACTTTTGTTGTGGCTGCAACCTTGGTGTTTGCAAGCGCTACATGTTTAACAGGCTGTAAAAAAGACGAAAAGATGGCGCCAGTGCCAGTTACTGCTTCTACGAAACCAGGCGCAACGGTAGAAACCTACCAATCGGGTACACATAACGGCTTCTTTTGGTCGCTTTGGAAGAGTGACGGAGCAACCGGCACAGTCAATTATGCTAATGGTGCCGCCGGAAATTACAGCATTAACTGGAACGGGTTTAACGGTAATTTTACCAGCGGGAAAGGTTATTCGGTAGGGTCAACAACCTATAAAATAGGCTATAACCTGAGCACTTATTCAAACTCCGGAGGTGGTACTTTTGGCTGGTACGGATGGAGCAGAAGCCCTTATTATGAGTATTATGTGAATGAAACCTGGGGTTCGGTTTCACCTCATACCGGTACTTTCCTGGGAACATTTAACTCCGATGGTGCTGCTTATAATGTATGGACCCGATGGATGACAGGTAAAAATATCGACGGTGGTGACGGTTTTAGACAGATTTATAGCTCAAGGGTTACAAAAACTTCTACCGGACAAAATCACGTTATTACTTTTGCCAACCACTACAACAAATGGCAAAGTTACGGATATACGCTTGGTCAGTTAAATATTCCTGCAATTATGGTTTCAGAAACATGGGGCTCTAATACGAATGGCAATATCAACTGTACCATTTGGGCACAGTAA
- a CDS encoding TssN family type VI secretion system protein, with protein sequence MDVQSFFIRFLLFPLIFMVSTAVLSIINKKNQFLNNKRLIVSVLLIGIILAIPGFLGFLNFNFMPWGYIICCIFYLLMGTVFVYLLTKYYPKDMLERKVFIFFATLISTILSVYLFQLAFNWLSAVNFGWFGAGSIACFFVPLIFWWAYVSLLEIPSEIYKIWRYPDTPLDINMDHVDFNRLLVLELELYKKSSDPEPLKVKVKAVENMNFGIWFHKFIDDYNLKFAKSPVEFRSDDMENYKWIFFIKTSFFKRNIFIDPDLDIIENGITEKMTIYAKRVSENINKPNEVGESAIFI encoded by the coding sequence ATGGACGTTCAATCATTTTTTATCCGCTTTCTCTTATTCCCGCTGATTTTCATGGTATCAACAGCGGTGCTTTCTATCATTAACAAGAAGAACCAGTTTCTCAATAACAAACGACTCATCGTAAGTGTTCTGTTAATTGGCATTATTTTGGCCATCCCGGGTTTTTTAGGCTTTCTAAACTTCAATTTTATGCCCTGGGGTTACATTATCTGCTGTATATTTTACCTTTTAATGGGAACGGTTTTCGTTTACCTGTTAACCAAATACTACCCGAAGGATATGCTGGAGCGTAAAGTTTTTATCTTTTTTGCCACATTAATTTCGACTATTTTATCTGTTTATTTATTCCAACTGGCATTTAACTGGTTAAGTGCGGTAAACTTTGGGTGGTTCGGTGCGGGCAGTATTGCCTGTTTCTTTGTGCCACTTATTTTTTGGTGGGCCTATGTTTCCTTATTGGAGATTCCGTCTGAAATTTACAAAATCTGGAGATACCCTGATACGCCACTGGATATTAACATGGACCATGTAGACTTTAACCGTTTATTGGTATTGGAACTTGAGCTTTATAAAAAAAGCAGTGATCCGGAGCCTTTGAAAGTAAAGGTAAAAGCGGTAGAAAACATGAACTTCGGGATCTGGTTCCACAAGTTTATCGACGATTATAATTTAAAGTTTGCCAAAAGTCCGGTGGAATTCAGGAGCGACGATATGGAAAATTATAAATGGATTTTCTTTATTAAAACTTCCTTCTTTAAACGGAATATCTTTATTGATCCGGATCTGGATATCATTGAAAACGGAATTACCGAAAAAATGACGATTTACGCTAAACGGGTATCTGAAAATATTAACAAACCAAATGAAGTTGGAGAAAGTGCTATCTTTATCTAA
- a CDS encoding type VI secretion system baseplate subunit TssG, with protein sequence MKKETLINNELFTDYKAVAHAADLIERKVIDADRIEIIPLGPDKRAFAKDIENANTYYSEKRRHERIRINTNREGLYDMLPEGLFHRPPTGSAGMDEESMVKDIRDRREEEKEARLFFTPFDAEINYVRIMTELYENMLDKKTTYSDLSQIFEFGWDEFNLLNKEQSIIWMHLLPEIQQKRNDIDFVSKVLTALFNLPLTIVDATANITPVKIAEDMQMELGGSALGIDTIIGDSFTPEHEAYNINIGPTLPQELIKFIPGQKNRAILDMAISYLMPVDAEVNVELLTAPDYQETVLSEGGESAYLGYTVYL encoded by the coding sequence ATGAAAAAAGAAACTTTGATTAATAACGAACTATTTACAGATTATAAGGCCGTTGCCCACGCCGCCGACCTGATAGAACGTAAGGTGATTGATGCCGATCGGATCGAAATTATCCCATTGGGGCCTGATAAACGTGCATTTGCGAAAGATATCGAAAATGCCAATACTTATTATTCTGAAAAAAGAAGGCACGAACGTATTCGTATCAATACCAACCGTGAAGGTTTGTATGATATGTTGCCTGAGGGGCTTTTTCACCGTCCACCAACCGGTAGTGCGGGCATGGATGAGGAGTCGATGGTCAAAGACATCAGAGACAGGAGGGAGGAAGAAAAAGAGGCCAGGTTATTTTTTACGCCTTTTGATGCCGAGATCAATTATGTAAGGATCATGACCGAGCTATATGAGAATATGCTCGATAAAAAAACAACCTATTCCGATTTAAGTCAGATTTTTGAATTTGGCTGGGATGAGTTTAATCTGCTCAATAAAGAGCAGAGTATTATCTGGATGCACCTGCTGCCTGAGATTCAGCAGAAACGAAACGACATCGATTTTGTATCGAAGGTGCTAACCGCATTATTTAACCTGCCACTTACCATTGTCGATGCTACAGCCAATATTACCCCGGTAAAAATTGCTGAAGACATGCAGATGGAATTGGGTGGGAGCGCACTTGGTATTGATACCATCATAGGCGATAGTTTTACCCCCGAACACGAAGCGTATAACATTAATATTGGCCCTACTTTGCCACAGGAACTAATTAAATTTATCCCCGGACAGAAAAACAGGGCCATTTTGGATATGGCTATCAGTTATTTGATGCCTGTTGATGCCGAAGTAAATGTAGAGCTCCTTACCGCACCCGATTATCAGGAAACAGTATTGAGTGAGGGTGGTGAAAGTGCTTACCTGGGTTATACGGTATATCTTTAA
- a CDS encoding peptidoglycan-binding protein, with product MATVKIFLGIVCFALFSGHSLPGRYNINQAPNMAMPDRAKLLCIAKNEVGVRELSGHNDGPRVATYLRYTGVEQGSPWCAAFVSWVFGQAGYAAPRTPCSPALFPFYKRTKQVRPAVVFGIYFSHLKRIAHCGFVERQEGGWLITIEGNTNMEGSRDGDGGYRKRRSIKAIKYFADWTNKKGVDDEN from the coding sequence ATGGCAACAGTTAAGATTTTTTTGGGCATCGTTTGCTTTGCTCTTTTTAGCGGGCATAGCCTGCCTGGCCGCTATAACATAAACCAGGCGCCGAACATGGCCATGCCAGATAGGGCAAAGCTGTTGTGCATTGCAAAAAACGAAGTAGGTGTGCGCGAACTTTCCGGACACAACGATGGGCCGCGGGTAGCTACATACCTGCGTTATACAGGTGTTGAACAGGGCAGCCCCTGGTGTGCGGCTTTTGTAAGCTGGGTTTTCGGCCAGGCCGGCTACGCCGCACCACGTACACCTTGCAGCCCGGCCTTATTTCCATTCTATAAACGCACCAAACAGGTACGCCCCGCAGTAGTATTCGGCATCTACTTCAGCCACCTGAAGCGTATAGCCCACTGTGGGTTTGTGGAACGGCAGGAAGGCGGTTGGCTGATTACCATTGAAGGGAATACCAATATGGAGGGCAGCAGGGACGGAGATGGGGGGTACCGGAAACGGCGGTCAATAAAAGCCATCAAATACTTCGCCGATTGGACCAATAAGAAAGGAGTGGATGATGAAAACTGA